In the genome of Hyphomonas sp. Mor2, one region contains:
- the ftsY gene encoding signal recognition particle-docking protein FtsY: MILWFGKKKKKEEALQAGAEMEAPELSAEELAAQKAAEEEAARLAEAEAARKAAEQEEIERKVAEANRAWEERQKREAAEAEQEAARLAQEAADREAARRKAEEEAEQARLKAEADARAAEEAARAQAEAERLAAEAEAKAAADAEDARKAAEARAEADRLAREAEEKRRADEAAAEAARKAAEEQERLAAEAEAARQAEEDRRAQEEKAKAELALLEQRRADEALRQQLAEERAKREAERQAAIARGEPDPYAEVAEPGFFSKLSSGLAKSSSKMGASISSMFNQRKLDDEALEDLEDILLTSDMGGKVSARIVQNLAKTRMDKDVTDQEIKLALADEIEAIMSPREEIVDFSEGSRPRVVLFVGVNGSGKTTTIGKIASKLQEQGAKALLVAGDTFRAAAIEQLTVWGERAGIPVLAKEPGADAAGLVYEAIEKAKAEDLDLVLVDTAGRLQNKTELMAELAKIVRVTRKLDPDAPHDVILVLDATVGQNALSQVEAFRHTADVTGIVMTKLDGTAKGGVLVAIAEAHALPIHFVGVGEKAEDLQPFSAQAYARALVGLADMPVEEPEPA; the protein is encoded by the coding sequence ATGATCCTCTGGTTCGGCAAGAAGAAGAAAAAAGAAGAAGCGCTGCAAGCGGGGGCTGAAATGGAAGCCCCGGAGCTTTCCGCAGAAGAGCTCGCAGCCCAGAAAGCAGCAGAAGAAGAAGCCGCGCGCCTCGCCGAGGCGGAAGCCGCTCGCAAGGCCGCGGAACAGGAAGAGATTGAGCGCAAGGTCGCCGAAGCGAACCGCGCCTGGGAAGAACGGCAGAAACGCGAAGCCGCTGAAGCCGAACAGGAAGCCGCCCGGCTCGCCCAGGAAGCCGCAGATCGCGAAGCCGCCCGCCGCAAGGCCGAGGAAGAGGCTGAACAGGCCCGGCTGAAAGCCGAAGCCGATGCCAGAGCGGCAGAAGAGGCCGCGCGCGCCCAGGCCGAAGCGGAACGCCTGGCGGCGGAAGCCGAAGCCAAGGCCGCCGCAGACGCCGAAGACGCCCGAAAGGCCGCTGAAGCCCGCGCTGAAGCCGACCGTCTGGCCCGTGAGGCGGAAGAAAAGCGCCGCGCTGACGAAGCCGCTGCCGAGGCCGCGCGCAAGGCCGCCGAAGAGCAGGAACGTCTCGCCGCCGAGGCGGAGGCGGCACGACAGGCGGAAGAAGACCGGCGCGCGCAGGAAGAGAAAGCCAAGGCCGAACTCGCGCTGCTGGAGCAACGCCGGGCCGACGAAGCGCTGCGCCAACAGCTGGCCGAGGAGCGCGCCAAACGCGAAGCTGAGCGCCAGGCCGCGATCGCCCGCGGCGAGCCGGACCCGTATGCCGAAGTGGCCGAGCCGGGCTTTTTCTCCAAACTCTCTTCGGGCCTGGCCAAATCCTCCTCGAAAATGGGCGCCTCCATCAGTTCCATGTTCAATCAGCGCAAGCTGGATGATGAGGCGCTTGAAGATCTGGAAGACATACTTCTGACCTCGGACATGGGCGGCAAGGTTTCGGCCCGGATTGTTCAGAACCTCGCCAAGACGCGGATGGACAAGGACGTCACAGATCAGGAGATCAAACTCGCCCTGGCGGATGAGATTGAAGCCATCATGTCCCCGCGCGAAGAGATTGTGGACTTCTCCGAAGGCTCGCGCCCGCGCGTCGTGCTGTTTGTCGGCGTCAATGGCTCCGGCAAGACGACGACCATCGGCAAGATTGCGTCCAAGCTGCAGGAACAGGGCGCCAAGGCGCTGCTGGTGGCAGGCGACACGTTCCGCGCTGCAGCGATCGAGCAACTCACCGTCTGGGGCGAGCGGGCCGGTATTCCGGTGCTGGCCAAAGAACCGGGCGCAGATGCGGCGGGCCTGGTCTATGAGGCCATCGAAAAAGCCAAGGCCGAGGATCTCGATCTCGTCCTCGTCGACACGGCCGGACGCTTGCAGAACAAGACGGAACTGATGGCCGAGCTTGCCAAGATCGTGCGGGTGACGCGCAAGCTCGACCCGGATGCGCCGCATGATGTGATCCTGGTGTTGGATGCGACTGTCGGACAGAACGCGCTGAGCCAAGTCGAAGCCTTCCGCCACACGGCCGACGTCACCGGGATTGTCATGACCAAGCTGGACGGGACGGCCAAAGGCGGCGTGCTGGTGGCAATTGCAGAAGCGCATGCTTTGCCGATCCATTTTGTCGGCGTCGGCGAAAAGGCTGAAGATCTGCAACCGTTCTCGGCTCAGGCCTATGCGCGCGCGCTGGTCGGGCTCGCGGACATGCCGGTCGAGGAACCGGAACCGGCATGA
- the mtaB gene encoding tRNA (N(6)-L-threonylcarbamoyladenosine(37)-C(2))-methylthiotransferase MtaB, with the protein MAETKTPARPSQVITLGCRLNSYESEVMRGHADAGGLEGAIIVNTCAVTAEAVRSARQTIRRAAKENPDAPVIVTGCAAQIDADMFAEMPEVTRVIGNHEKMQAETWHPVDLLGGTEKVRVNDIMSVEETAGHLINGMDGRARAYVQVQNGCDHRCTFCIIPYGRGNSRSVPAGDVVNMIKRLVETGHYEVVLTGVDLTSWGADLPGQPQLGNLVQRILKLVPDLKQLRISSIDAIEMDEALFEAMADPRIAPFMHLSLQHGDNLILKRMKRRHSREQAIELAQRLRDIRPEIALGADVIAGFPTETEAAFENSLRLIADCGIAFLHAFPYSPRPGTPAARMPQLEKSVIKARAARLREAGSAALVKHLQAHTGRETEVLIERGTHGRLPDFTPVAFERETGEAGRLVRARIIGHDTTRLKAQAL; encoded by the coding sequence ATGGCCGAGACCAAAACCCCCGCCCGACCCTCGCAGGTCATCACGCTTGGCTGTCGTCTGAACAGCTATGAAAGCGAGGTCATGCGCGGACATGCGGACGCAGGCGGCCTCGAGGGCGCGATCATCGTCAATACGTGCGCCGTGACCGCCGAAGCTGTCCGCAGCGCGCGCCAGACCATTCGCCGCGCCGCCAAGGAGAATCCGGACGCGCCGGTCATTGTCACTGGCTGTGCGGCGCAGATCGATGCGGACATGTTTGCCGAAATGCCGGAAGTCACGCGCGTCATTGGCAATCACGAAAAGATGCAGGCCGAAACCTGGCACCCCGTCGACCTGCTCGGCGGGACTGAGAAAGTCCGGGTCAATGACATCATGTCGGTTGAGGAAACCGCGGGCCACCTGATCAACGGCATGGATGGGCGCGCCCGGGCCTATGTCCAGGTCCAGAATGGCTGCGACCATCGCTGCACCTTCTGCATCATTCCCTATGGCCGCGGCAATTCCCGTTCCGTTCCTGCCGGGGATGTCGTGAACATGATCAAGCGCCTGGTTGAGACCGGGCATTATGAAGTCGTGCTGACCGGCGTTGACCTGACCTCCTGGGGCGCCGACCTGCCCGGGCAGCCGCAGCTCGGCAACCTGGTTCAGCGGATCCTGAAGCTGGTGCCGGATCTGAAACAGCTGCGCATTTCCTCCATCGACGCGATCGAGATGGATGAAGCACTGTTCGAAGCCATGGCTGATCCGCGTATTGCGCCGTTCATGCATCTCAGCCTGCAACATGGCGACAATCTCATTCTCAAGCGGATGAAGCGCCGCCATTCGCGCGAGCAGGCGATCGAGCTGGCACAGCGCCTGCGCGACATCCGTCCCGAGATCGCGCTTGGCGCCGATGTGATCGCTGGCTTCCCAACCGAGACGGAAGCGGCGTTCGAGAACTCGCTACGCCTGATCGCGGATTGCGGTATCGCCTTCCTGCACGCCTTTCCCTATAGCCCGCGCCCGGGTACCCCGGCCGCACGGATGCCGCAGCTGGAGAAAAGCGTCATCAAGGCGCGCGCTGCGAGGCTCCGCGAGGCCGGATCCGCGGCACTTGTTAAGCATCTGCAAGCCCATACTGGCAGGGAAACCGAGGTCCTGATCGAACGCGGCACGCACGGGCGTTTACCAGACTTCACACCGGTCGCGTTCGAGCGCGAAACCGGCGAGGCTGGACGCCTGGTGCGGGCACGGATAATCGGACATGACACGACAAGACTGAAAGCACAGGCCCTATGA
- a CDS encoding 5-formyltetrahydrofolate cyclo-ligase encodes MSEDKARLRTQMKELREELNARDPDAGETLADKFPMKLFERYGPSVAVYLPIGSEIDPRPLMTKLIRAGAELALPCVQEDGSMVYRAYKRGDMLEQRSFGLLEPNSEVPEVRPTLVLTPLLGFDRKGNRLGYGKGHYDRALTRLRADGRVFVCGLAFMGQEIEEIPAEAHDVPLDWVMTERGSIPLFMMRAMGEPASEPDA; translated from the coding sequence ATGAGCGAAGACAAGGCCCGGCTGCGCACCCAGATGAAAGAGCTGCGCGAAGAGCTCAATGCGCGCGACCCCGATGCCGGCGAAACGCTGGCCGACAAGTTTCCGATGAAGCTGTTTGAGCGCTACGGACCGTCTGTGGCGGTCTATCTGCCGATTGGCAGCGAAATTGATCCGCGCCCGCTGATGACCAAGCTGATCCGTGCCGGGGCAGAGCTGGCGCTTCCATGTGTTCAGGAAGATGGCAGCATGGTCTATCGCGCCTATAAACGCGGGGACATGCTGGAACAGCGGAGTTTCGGCTTGTTGGAGCCAAATTCCGAGGTGCCGGAAGTGCGTCCAACCCTGGTCCTCACACCCCTGCTTGGTTTTGACCGAAAGGGCAATCGCCTCGGGTATGGCAAAGGTCACTATGATCGGGCGCTGACCCGTTTGCGCGCGGATGGACGGGTATTCGTCTGCGGTCTCGCCTTCATGGGGCAGGAAATCGAAGAGATTCCAGCCGAAGCGCATGATGTTCCGCTCGACTGGGTGATGACCGAGCGCGGTTCGATCCCGCTCTTCATGATGCGCGCCATGGGCGAGCCTGCCTCTGAGCCGGACGCCTGA